The stretch of DNA CCGCTAGGCGACGGCCTGATGACTCTGATGGACCAAAAACTATCTGCACTAGACAAGAGACTGGCAGACATTTCATCCAAGATACAGGTAGCCCAGACAGTCCAGATCAAGCCCGAGATCAAAGAAATAAAGAAGGAAGAAGCCAAAATTGAAAAACCAATTGTAGAGACAAAGCCCGAAATTACCACCACGCAAAATATTGAGGAATTAATCAAGTCGTTTGCAAAGCCTGGCAAGAGAATTGAATTCACAACATTGACAGAGATTCCAGATGTGCCTGTTCCTCTAGTAGAAATCGAGACTAGAATAGAGCAGCCAGTAGATACGCCTGAAATCCACGTTCAGACAATGGCGGAAATTGTACATGCACCAGAGATAATACCGGTAATAGAGACAAAGCAGGAGATAATACAACAGGTTGCCGAAACAGTTCAGCCGGAAATAATCAAGCCAGTCTTAGCAGAGCCAATCGACATTGAGCAAAAAGTAAAGGCAGAGCCGCCAAAGCTCGAATTCAAAGAGCAGGAAAAGAAAAAGCCAAAGGTAAACCTGCCAGAGCCAGAAGAAGTAGAAGACGACGAAGACGATTTAGATTCCATCAAACGTGAAATAATGAAGACACTATCGAAGCTAGAGCAGGCCGAGGTAGAGTAATTGTCATATGATGATGCCATTGAGGCATTATCCAAGGACGCATTAAAATTTGTCAAAAACAATTCCGTTTTGGGCCTAGGCAGTGGCCGGGCAGCAACTGCATTTGTAAAACAGCTTGGCGGATACATCAAGCGAAAAAAACTAAACATCCGAGGCGTACCGACATCCCTGCAGATAAAGCTCATTGCAGAGCAGGCTGGAATTCACCTAATATCTGCAGACCAGGTCGAAAAAATCGATGTTGTCTTTGACGGCGCCGACCAGATTGACTCTAAAAAATATTTGATCAAGGGAGGCGGCGGGGCATTGCTTCGGGAAAACATTCTGATCTCATCAGCTGAAAAAATAGTGATAATGGCAGATGCATCCAAATTTGTCAAAAATTTCACCAGAACCGTACCAGTCGAGGTCCACCCCTTTGCAAGAAACACGGTTCAAAAATTCATCAAAAAACTTGGCGGAAAACCGCAAATCCGTACAATAGAGCGAGGTTATCCGTTCATCACAGAAAATGGCAACATCATCTATGACTGTGATTTTGGCACAATCAAAACCCCAGGCTCACTTGCGCTCAAAATAAAGCAAATCCCAGGCGTAGTGGAAGCCGGAATTTTTGTGCGAAAACCCGATGTGATTTACAAGGCAAAGGAAAACGGCAAATTCGAAATTATCTAGATCTGTCCACTAGTTTGCCATGCCCCAGCTTTCCGACCAGCTGCATGTCTTCTGTTACTGGTATTCCCCTGACCAGAGTAGTTATTGGCCAGCCCTTTAGCTTCCATCCCTCATACACAACATAATCTGAAAATGCACCAAAGAAATCAGAGCGGACCTGTTGCTCTTTTTTCAGATCTATTAGGACTATATCTGCATCAAATCCTAGTTGGAGTGAGCCCTTGTTTTTGAGGCCAAAGATTTTTGCGGCATTCCCACTGGTAAGATGTGCCAGCTGCTGGAGGTTGATCTTGTTTTGGTTTACTCCCTCTGATAGCAGAATAGGCAGTGAGGTTCCGATTCCTGGAAATCCTGCCAGAGACGACCAGACATCGGTTCCCACCTTGAGCTTTAGTCTGTTTGCCACATGGTCGGTTCCTATGGTATCTATTGCGCCAGAGGCCATTGCGGCCCAGATCTTTTCATTGTCTGATTTTGTTCTAATTGGCGGCATTACCTTTGCCAGATAGCCGCTTTGCTTTTCATACGATAATGTGAGATAATGCGGGCAGGTCTCGACAAAAATCTTGGTTCCTTTCTTTCTTTCTTGCTCTATTGTGTCTAGCGCTACTGCAGATCCAATGTGGACAAAATAGATGGTTGTTCCATATTGCCGGGCAATCTCGCATACATTTTTGATGCTCTTTGCTTCCGAGTCTGGCGGCCTGCTTTGCGACCAGGCAGCTAGTCCGTCCTTGTTGTCCTGCTTTGCCTTTTTGATTCCGCACTCGCACATTTGATAGTCTTCTGCATGTACTAAAACAGGACAGCCAAGTCTAGCTGCATTTTGGCAAACCTTTTGGAGGGTTGCATTTTCTAGCTGGACTTGGGCATCAAATAGGCTAGTGGAGCCTGGATCCATGTCCATGTAGACGTGGCCCACCTCGCCCCCAAGATTCATGTAAATTTTGAATGACGTGATGCCGCTTTCTGCGCAATACTGCATTTCGTCTGCCTGCTTTTCATCAAATATTGTGGCGTGAAGTGTATAGTCGACATAATGGTTTGAGCGCGATGCGACTAGCTGAGCTTGGAGGTATTTTTTGTAGGATCGGCCCAGTCGTAGCATCCGCATCATTGTGGTGACCCCGCCAAGGGCAGCTGCTCTTGATTCTGTTTTTGCGGCCTCTTCAATTGGGGAATATACCCCATAATGGACGTGCGTGTCAATCAGTCCAGGTATTGCAACTAGTCCCTTTGCGTTGATTTTTTTGTCACATGACGGAACGTCTGTTGTAAAATCTGAGATTTTTCCATCATCGATCACAATGTTTCGCTCTAGCATTCCCTTTGGTGTTATGGCCTTGGCATCCACAATAACGCAGTCTACTGTCAACTAGAATGATTCAAAATAATCTGGCTATTATTCTTTGATTACCAGATGGTTTGGTACTGGATTTGTTTTTTGGTCAGCCTTTCTAGTTTGATGTTTTGTGAGTCCAATGCGTCTTGCGCTATTTGGTTGTCAATTTCTTCGGGTACTGGATAAACTTGGTTTTTAAGATTTTTGTGATTTTTTAGAATATACAGAATAGAGTACAGCTGGTTTGAAAACGACAATGCCATGATTTCTGCTGGGTGACCTTCTGATGCAATCAGGTTTGCCACGCGCCCCTTGCTCACTAGATAGATTTTCTTTTTGTTTGGCAAAATACACTCGTCAAGATGTGGCCTGACCTGCCTGACTTTTTGCGATAGGAGGAATTTTGCGTCAATTTCCACATCAAAATGGCCCACATTGCCCAGTACTGCACCATCCTTCATGGACAAGATATGTTGCTTTGTTATGATATCGCGCATGCCAGTACATGTGATGAAAATGTCACCTAGTTTTGCTGCCTGACTCATCGGCATTACCTCAAATCCATCCATGTGTGCTTCTAAGGCTTTGATTGGGTCGACTTCGGTTATGATGCATTTTGCGTCCATCCCCTGACACCTTTTTGCGACTCCCCTTCCAAGCCAGCCGTATCCCGCAATTACAATTCTCTTTGATGCAAAAAGCAGATTCATTGCTTGTAGGAATCCGTCAATTGTGGATTGGCCTGTTCCGTATTGATTATCAAATAACATCTTTGTTCTTGCGTCATTTACTGCAATGATCGGGTATTGCAACCTACCTTTTTTTGCCAGGGATTGATAACGCGTTATGCCTGTCGTGGTTTCTTCTGTTGCGCCAAAAATTCGAAGCTTTGCCTTGTGGGCCTTTATGTTGAGGTCTCCGCCGTCATCAGTTAGGATGTCTGGTTTTTTCTGCAGCACCATATTTTGGCACCAGTCATATTCTGGCATGGTTTGATTTGACCAAGCAAAGATCTCTAATCCTTGTGAATCAAGATATGCCGCAATGTCATCCTGTGTGGTAAGCGGGTTTCCTCCACAACACACTATTTTTGCTCCAAGCTCCTGCAGTCCCATTAACAATACCGACGTCTCTTTTGTTATTTGCAGGCAAACCCCAAGTGTTGTGTTTTTGAGAGGTCTTGATTTTTTCAGCTTTGTTATGGCATGAGTCAGGATTTGCATGTGGTCCTTTGCCCATCGGTATTGGGTTTTTCCCATGTCTGCCAAAGATGGGTCTTTTATCTTGCTCAATTGTAGTGCATGATGCTCGGCACAAAATAACGATTTGTTAAAGACTAGAAATAGAAGTGCGGTTTTTTGTTAGTTAGGGCTGGTGGCTTAGTGGTATAGCGCTGCATTCGCAATGCAGAAGTCGAGAGTTCAATTCCCTCCCAGTCCACTATTTTAGTATAAAAATCCAAAATTTGGATTTGACCATAAAATCATAACTGGACAGCTTTTAGATAGGCCTGCGTAAAATCTGGCTCTAACTGGACAGCTTTTACAATTCAAGGATTTAATCCAAGAAATTAAACAATTCTGATTTTTGTCTAGTAGAAAACACATAGTATGGGTTAAACGCTTGATTTGTTCAGATACACTTTACAATTGTAAATTACTGTAATTAAATATCAAGCAACCCATCAAATATCATGCAATCCCTAGAGACAAAAAAGTTCCTAGTCGTGTCCTTGTTCGTGTTGTTTTCATTTGTGTTTGTAGGAATAATTTTCTCATTTACAATTGGTATTGTTGGCGCAAACAACACTGTATCATACAGCAGCTGGCTTGGAATTGCGTACGTTGCAGGCCTATCCATGATAATTCTTCCGTGTACCATGCCAGTCGTGTTTGTCATAGTCCCGCTCAGCATGGGGCACGGATACAAAAAGGGCCTCGGCATGTCGCTTCTCTTTGGAGCAGGCCTAGTAGCTACAATAACCTTGTACGGCCTTGGCGTTGCCATACTGGGCAATACTGCATCCTTGGACCAGATATCATTTACAATGTTTGTAATAGCTGGAATAATTGCATATGTGTTTGGCCTCTCGCAGCTAAGACTAGTTGATCTGAGAATTCCGACATATTCCGGGACTCCAAAATTCATACTAGAGTGCGGCGATTACACCAAGTCACTTTTCATGGGATTACTACTTGGAAACGCAGGAGTCGGCTGCCCAAACCCAATGTTTTACTGGCTTTTGATCTACATTGCAGGAACAGGAAGCGTAGAGATAGGCTCATCGCTTGGCTTGGTCCACGGGGTGGGCCGTGCAATACCGCTGATTCTGATTTCTGCACTGGCAATAATAGGAGTAAACACCACGAAGGGCCTTGTCGCAAACAGACTAAAAATTGAAAAGATGACCGGATGGATGCTCGTGTTTTTGGGCTCTTTTCTGATAATTAACGGAATGCCTGGAGGACACCAGTGGTACGAAGATACCTTTGTGCACATAATGTGGAACAATCTTGTTTCCATGACTGGAATTCCTCCGGAATTTCATGTGGGCCAGCACATGCATGATCCAATGCCAATTGAAATACCAAGAAATATGGTTCCGGCAATACTGGCCGCTCTTTTGGCAGCGCCAATCATGTGGAAGATTTACATAAACAAGAGGACGAAAATTACAACATGAAAGATCCTGTGTGCGGCATGGAAGTTGGCAAAAAAGGAGAGCCAGTCATTCGTGACGGAAAGGAATACTATTTTTGCTGCGCCACCTGCAAGTGGGCTTTTGAGCAAAACCCAGAGCAATTCACAAAATAGGACGCAGTTTGGACGTCCATGCGCATTTTGCGTACAATTGTAAATAAGCAATTCACATCCAATCAAGACATGACAGACAAGCAGGCAAAAGATGCCATAAAGTTACACCAAAAGCTAAAAGGCAAAATCACAATAGAAAGCAAAATTCGCAATCTAAAACTGAAAGATATTCAGTTGATTTACACACCTGGAGTCGCAGCCGTCTGTGAGAAAATACACAAAAACCCAGATCAGAAATATTACCTCACATCAAAGGCAAACAATGTAGCAATAGTTACCGACGGCACAAGAATACTTGGCCTAGGCAATATCGGCCCAGATGCAGCACTTCCTGTTATGGAAGGAAAGGCAGTGCTGTACAAAAAATATGGCAAGGTGGACGCATTCCCAATTTGTCTTAACACTACAAAAAAGCAGGAGATCATCACAGTCATCAAAGCAATAGAGCCAGTGTTTGGCGCAATTAACTTAGAAGATATCGAATCCCCCAAAGTTTTAGAAATAGCAGATGAGCTCCAAAAAGAATTATCAATTCCAGTATTTCATGATGACCAGCATGGTACTGCAGTAGTGGTACTTGCGGCACTCTTAAACTCGCTAAAGATTGTCAAAAAGAATACCAAATCAGTAAAAATTGTGATTGCAGGAGCTGGCTCTGCAGGATACGGAATTTGCAAGTTACTAAGTTTTGCTGGATGTAAGAACATCATTGTTGTGGACTCGTCTGGGGCAATATATCAAAACAGATTGGAAAACATGAATAACTACAAGAGCGAAATTGCAAGAATTACAAACCCAACAATGCAAAGGGGAACCCTGGAAGAGATCCTAAAAAATACAGATGTAATCGTAGGAGTTTCTGGAATGAGTGGAATTCTTTCTGGCAAGACAATTCAGAGCATGAATA from Candidatus Nitrosotenuis aquarius encodes:
- the rpiA gene encoding ribose 5-phosphate isomerase A — translated: MSYDDAIEALSKDALKFVKNNSVLGLGSGRAATAFVKQLGGYIKRKKLNIRGVPTSLQIKLIAEQAGIHLISADQVEKIDVVFDGADQIDSKKYLIKGGGGALLRENILISSAEKIVIMADASKFVKNFTRTVPVEVHPFARNTVQKFIKKLGGKPQIRTIERGYPFITENGNIIYDCDFGTIKTPGSLALKIKQIPGVVEAGIFVRKPDVIYKAKENGKFEII
- a CDS encoding dihydroorotase; this encodes MTVDCVIVDAKAITPKGMLERNIVIDDGKISDFTTDVPSCDKKINAKGLVAIPGLIDTHVHYGVYSPIEEAAKTESRAAALGGVTTMMRMLRLGRSYKKYLQAQLVASRSNHYVDYTLHATIFDEKQADEMQYCAESGITSFKIYMNLGGEVGHVYMDMDPGSTSLFDAQVQLENATLQKVCQNAARLGCPVLVHAEDYQMCECGIKKAKQDNKDGLAAWSQSRPPDSEAKSIKNVCEIARQYGTTIYFVHIGSAVALDTIEQERKKGTKIFVETCPHYLTLSYEKQSGYLAKVMPPIRTKSDNEKIWAAMASGAIDTIGTDHVANRLKLKVGTDVWSSLAGFPGIGTSLPILLSEGVNQNKINLQQLAHLTSGNAAKIFGLKNKGSLQLGFDADIVLIDLKKEQQVRSDFFGAFSDYVVYEGWKLKGWPITTLVRGIPVTEDMQLVGKLGHGKLVDRSR
- a CDS encoding adenosylhomocysteinase codes for the protein MSKIKDPSLADMGKTQYRWAKDHMQILTHAITKLKKSRPLKNTTLGVCLQITKETSVLLMGLQELGAKIVCCGGNPLTTQDDIAAYLDSQGLEIFAWSNQTMPEYDWCQNMVLQKKPDILTDDGGDLNIKAHKAKLRIFGATEETTTGITRYQSLAKKGRLQYPIIAVNDARTKMLFDNQYGTGQSTIDGFLQAMNLLFASKRIVIAGYGWLGRGVAKRCQGMDAKCIITEVDPIKALEAHMDGFEVMPMSQAAKLGDIFITCTGMRDIITKQHILSMKDGAVLGNVGHFDVEIDAKFLLSQKVRQVRPHLDECILPNKKKIYLVSKGRVANLIASEGHPAEIMALSFSNQLYSILYILKNHKNLKNQVYPVPEEIDNQIAQDALDSQNIKLERLTKKQIQYQTIW
- a CDS encoding cytochrome c biogenesis CcdA family protein; this translates as MQSLETKKFLVVSLFVLFSFVFVGIIFSFTIGIVGANNTVSYSSWLGIAYVAGLSMIILPCTMPVVFVIVPLSMGHGYKKGLGMSLLFGAGLVATITLYGLGVAILGNTASLDQISFTMFVIAGIIAYVFGLSQLRLVDLRIPTYSGTPKFILECGDYTKSLFMGLLLGNAGVGCPNPMFYWLLIYIAGTGSVEIGSSLGLVHGVGRAIPLILISALAIIGVNTTKGLVANRLKIEKMTGWMLVFLGSFLIINGMPGGHQWYEDTFVHIMWNNLVSMTGIPPEFHVGQHMHDPMPIEIPRNMVPAILAALLAAPIMWKIYINKRTKITT
- a CDS encoding YHS domain-containing protein, whose product is MKDPVCGMEVGKKGEPVIRDGKEYYFCCATCKWAFEQNPEQFTK
- a CDS encoding NAD(P)-dependent malic enzyme translates to MTDKQAKDAIKLHQKLKGKITIESKIRNLKLKDIQLIYTPGVAAVCEKIHKNPDQKYYLTSKANNVAIVTDGTRILGLGNIGPDAALPVMEGKAVLYKKYGKVDAFPICLNTTKKQEIITVIKAIEPVFGAINLEDIESPKVLEIADELQKELSIPVFHDDQHGTAVVVLAALLNSLKIVKKNTKSVKIVIAGAGSAGYGICKLLSFAGCKNIIVVDSSGAIYQNRLENMNNYKSEIARITNPTMQRGTLEEILKNTDVIVGVSGMSGILSGKTIQSMNKDPIVFALTNPEPEVDPKIAKKAGAKIIATGSYLYKNKVNNAIVFPYLMRVVLDRKIKKITLEMLYRTARAIADSVPKKDLTHDNIIPEITNPRLYKNISSSLKKLEIS